One Tursiops truncatus isolate mTurTru1 chromosome 3, mTurTru1.mat.Y, whole genome shotgun sequence DNA segment encodes these proteins:
- the LOC117311621 gene encoding protocadherin alpha-9-like — translation MLYSSRGDQGDRDLLLLFIILTAWETGSSQVHYSVLEEAKHGTFVGHIAQDLRLELAELVPRLFQLDSKGRGDLLEVNLQNGVLFVNSRIDREELCGRSAECSIHLEVIVDRPLQVFHVEVEVKDINDNPPVFPGTQRNLFIAESRPLDSRFPLEGASDADIGENALLTYRLSSNEYFSLDVPTTDQQVKPLGLVLRKPLDREESPELHLVLTATDRGKPELTGTVQLLVKVLDANDNAPAFDRTLYAVKLPENVPNATFVIKLNASDLDEGLNGDIIYSFSSDVSPDIKFKFYIDPLSGKIIVTGHIDFEESKAYKIPVEAIDKGLPPLAGHCTVLVEVVDTNDFAPELIIKTLWLPVKEDAQLGTIIALISVIDRDEGANGQVTCSVMPHVPFKLVSTFKNYYSLVLDSALDRERVANYEVVVTARDGGSPSLSATASVSVEVADVNDNAPAFAHPEYTVLVKENNPPGCHIFTVSARDADAQENALVSYSLVERRVGERALSSYVSVHAESGKVYALQPLDHEELELLQFQVSARDAGVPPLGSNVTLQVFVLDENDNAPAVLLPGPGGGAGALSQLVARSVGAGHVVAKVRAVDADSGYNAWLSYELQPVAGGAHSPFRVGLYTGEISTTRALDEADAPRHRLLVLVKDHGEPALTATATVLLSLEDSGQAPKASSRASTGAAGAEAGLVDVNVYLIIAICAVSSLLVLTLLLYTALRCSAPPSQGACGPGKPTLVCSSAVGSWSYSQQRRQRVCSGEGPPKTDLMAFSPSLPPCPGSVDGSGDPQASLDSSGKVGCSNILFFYVCIHLVLQNILIIL, via the coding sequence ATGTTGTACTCAAGTCGAGGCGACCAAGGGGACCGGGATCTACTGCTACTGTTTATCATTCTCACAGCCTGGGAGACCGGGAGCAGCCAGGTCCACTACTCAGTCCTGGAGGAGGCCAAACACGGCACCTTCGTGGGCCACATCGCCCAGGACCTAAGGCTGGAGCTGGCGGAGCTTGTGCCCCGCTTGTTCCAGTTGGATTCCAAAGGCCGCGGGGACCTTCTGGAGGTAAATCTGCAGAATGGCGTTTTGTTTGTGAATTCTCGGATCGACCGGGAGGAGCTGTGCGGGCGGAGCGCGGAGTGCAGCATCCACCTGGAGGTGATCGTGGACCGGCCGCTGCAGGTGTTCCAtgtggaggtggaggtgaaggATATTAACGACAATCCTCCTGTGTTCCCCGGAACACAAAGGAATCTGTTTATCGCGGAATCCAGGCCGCTTGACTCTCGGTTTCCACTAGAGGGCGCCTCCGATGCAGATATCGGGGAGAACGCTCTGTTGACTTACAGGCTGAGCTCCAATGAGTATTTCTCTCTGGACGTACCAACCACTGACCAACAGGTAAAGCCTCTGGGACTTGTATTACGAAAACCTTTAGACAGGGAAGAATCTCCGGAACTTCATTTAGTGCTCACGGCCACTGACAGAGGCAAACCTGAGCTGACTGGCACAGTTCAGTTACTCGTCAAAGTGCTGGACGCCAATGACAACGCCCCAGCTTTCGACAGAACACTCTATGCGGTGAAATTACCAGAAAACGTTCCCAATGCAACGTTCGTAATTAAACTTAACGCCTCAGATTTAGACGAAGGCTTGAATGGGGATATTATTTACTCATTCTCTAGTGACGTTTCTCCAGATATAAAATTTAAGTTCTACATAGACCCCCTAAGTGGGAAGATTATAGTAACAGGACATATAGATTTTGAAGAAAGTAAAGCCTACAAAATTCCAGTAGAGGCGATCGATAAAGGCCTCCCACCCCTGGCTGGTCACTGTACAGTTCTTGTGGAAGTTGTGGACACTAACGACTTTGCTCCAGAGTTGATTATCAAAACGCTCTGGCTCCCTGTCAAAGAGGACGCACAGCTGGGGACAATCATTGCCCTGATCAGCGTTATTGACCGAGACGAAGGTGCAAATGGACAGGTGACCTGTTCTGTGATGCCTCATGTCCCCTTCAAACTGGTGTCCACCTTCAAGAATTACTACTCGCTGGTGCTGGACAGCGCCCTGGACCGCGAGAGGGTGGCAAACTATGAAGTGGTGGTGACCGCGAGGGACGGGGGCTCGCCTTCGCTGTCGGCCACAGCCAGCGTGTCCGTGGAGGTGGCCGACGTGAACGACAACGCGCCCGCGTTCGCGCACCCCGAGTACACGGTGCTGGTGAAGGAGAACAACCCGCCCGGCTGCCACATCTTCACGGTGTCCGCTCGGGACGCGGACGCGCAGGAGAACGCGCTGGTGTCCTACTCGCTGGTGGAGCGGCGGGTGGGCGAGCGAGCGCTGTCGAGCTACGTGTCGGTGCACGCGGAGAGCGGCAAGGTGTACGCGCTGCAGCCGCTGGACCACGAggagctggagctgctgcagTTCCAGGTGAGCGCGCGCGACGCGGGCGTGCCGCCTCTGGGCAGCAACGTGACGCTGCAGGTGTTCGTGCTGGACGAGAACGACAACGCGCCCGCGGTGCTGCTGCCCGGGccgggcggcggggcgggcgcACTGAGCCAGCTGGTGGCTCGGTCGGTGGGCGCGGGCCACGTGGTGGCGAAGGTGCGCGCGGTGGACGCGGACTCGGGCTACAACGCGTGGCTGTCGTACGAGCTGCAGCCGGTGGCGGGTGGCGCGCACAGCCCGTTCCGCGTGGGGCTGTACACGGGCGAGATCAGCACGACGCGCGCCCTGGACGAGGCGGACGCGCCACGCCATCGCCTGCTGGTGCTGGTGAAGGACCACGGCGAGCCGGCGCTGACGGCCACGGCCACCGTGCTGCTGTCGCTGGAGGACAGCGGCCAGGCGCCCAAGGCCTCTTCGCGGGCGTCGACGGGCGCCGCTGGCGCGGAGGCCGGTCTGGTGGATGTGAACGTTTACCTGATCATCGCCATCTGCGCGGTGTCCAGCCTGTTGGTGCTCACGCTGCTGTTGTACACGGCGCTGCGGTGCTCGGCGCCGCCCAGCCAGGGCGCGTGCGGGCCCGGGAAGCCCACGCTGGTGTGCTCCAGCGCGGTGGGGAGCTGGTCTTACTCGCAGCAGAGGCGGCAGCGGGTGTGCTCTGGGGAGGGGCCGCCCAAGACCGACCTCATGGCCTTCAGCCCCAGCCTACCTCCGTGTCCTGGATCTGTAGATGGAAGTGGAGACCCACAAGCTTCTTTGGACTCCTCTGGGAAGGTGGGTTGctctaatattttgtttttttatgtatgtattcatttagtcttgcaaaatattttaattatcctataa